Part of the Pseudomonas lijiangensis genome is shown below.
GCAGCCGGTCGGGGGCGACATCGGGTTGGGAAAGTTGCCGTGCAGGCCCAGATCGGGAATGCCCAGATGCGGGTCTGGGGTCAGCACCGAGTCCAGCAGTGCCTGGGTATAAGGATGCCCCGGCTCTGAAAACAGCGATTCACGGCTGCGTTCTTCGACGATACGGCCCAGATACATCACGGCAACCCGGTCGGCCAGATGTTCGATCACCGCCAGGTTGTGGCTGATCAGCAGGTAAGTGAGGCCGAACTCGTGCTTGAGGTCCTGCAGCAGATTGAGAATCTGTGCCTGCACCGAAACGTCCAGTGCAGAAGTAGGCTCATCACAGATCAGTACATCCGGACGCATGATCAGCGCCCGGGCGATGGCGACACGCTGCCGCTGGCCTCCGGACAACTGACTGGGGTAGCTGTCGATCACGCGCTTTGGCAAGCCGACCACATCCAGCATGTCTTCGGTACGCTTGCGGCGTTCGGCCGTGGTGCCGATGTCATGCACGATCATCGGCAGGGTAACGATTTCGCGCAGGGTCTTGCGTGGGTTCAGGGAGGAGTAGGGGTCCTGGAAGATCGGCTGGATGCGGCGCGCCATTTCCTTGCGGTCGGTGGCGGCCAGGTGTTTGCCGTTGACCAGCACGTCGCCGCTGCTGGGCGGCAGCAGTCCCAAGAGCATTTTTGCCAGCGTGCTCTTGCCACAGCCGGATTCACCCACCAGTCCCAGGGTTTCGCCGCGCATCAGGCGCAGGGACACGCCATCCACGGCTTTCAGGGTGGCGGTCGGTTTGAAGAAGCCGCGATTGATCTTGAATTCCCGACGGATATCACAGAGTTCCAGAGCGATATCTTTTTTCATGACAGTGCTCCTTCCCGGTGGAAGACGGGGTTGGTCCCAGGTGTGGCAAACAGGCAGCGGGCCATGTGCTCGTCGCTCTCCACCGCCGGTACGTGACTGGCGCAGGCTTCAACCGCCTGCGAGCAACGGTTGCGGAACGCGCAGCCCTGTTGTTCGCCCACCAGGCTCGGCACCAGACCGGGAATCGACCCCAGCGGCTGACCCGGTTGTGTGCGTCCCGGAATCGGGATACTGGCCAGCAGGCCGCGGGTATAAGGGTGCTGCGGGTTCTCGAACAACTGCACGGCGGGGGCCGTCTCGACGATTTGCCCGGCGTACATCACGGCCACCCGGTCCGCGATACGTGCAACCAGCCCCAGGTCGTGGGTGATGAAGATCACGGCCATGCCGAATTCTTTCTGGATGTCGCGAATCAGCCGCAGGATCTGCGCCTGAATGGTCACGTCCAGTGCCGTGGTGGGTTCATCGGCGATGATCACATCGGGCTCGCACATCAAGGCCATGGCGATGATGACCCGCTGGCGCAGACCGCCCGACAATTGATGCGGGTACTGGCGCAGGCGTTCGCCCGCATTGCTGATGCCGACTTTTTCCAGCATCTGCGCTGCACGCTGCATGGCGTCCTTGCGTGACACCTTGCGGTGGCGCAGCAGCACTTCGCACAACTGATCGCCAATGCTGTAGGCCGGGTTCAGGGACGTCATGGGTTCCTGAAAGATCATGGCCAGCCGGTTGCCCCGCAGGTCGCACATCTGGCGTTCGCTCTGGGTCAGCATATCGATGCCGTCCAGGCTGAGCTGCGTTGCCGTACGTTTTGCCTTGCGCGGCAGCAGGTCCATGAGCGCCAGGGACGTGAGGGACTTGCCGCATCCCGACTCGCCGACGATGCACAGCATTTCGCCGCGCTCGACATGGAAATCCAGGCCGCGAACGGCATGCAGGGTTTCCTGACCCAAAGGGATATCGACGCGCAGGTTTTCAACATGCAAAAGAGCCATGTCCGGATATCCTCTGTCAGTTGCGCCCATCGGGCAGGATCAAGTCACGCAGGCCGTCACCGACCAGGTTGATACCCAGCACCAGCACCATCAGTGCGACGCCGGGGATGGCAATGACCCATGGGGAAAAGAACATGTAGGGTTTACCTTCGGCGATCATCAGGCCCCAGGACGGAATCGGCGGTTGCACGCCAACGCCCAGGAACGACAGCGCAGATTCCAGAAGGATGGCGTGGGCCATCTCCAGAGTGGCGACCACGATCAGCGCGCCCACCAGGTTCGGCAGGATTTCACTGGCCAGAATGCGGAAGGTCGAGCAGCCCAGAGCCTGGGCCGAGGCGACATATTCGGCGTCGCGAATCTGTTGCACGGCGGCACGTACCACCACGGCAAAACGGTCCCAGAGCAGGCAGCCGAGCAGGATGATCACCACCTTCAGCGAGCCGCCCATCAGCGAGGCCGAGGCCAGGGCGACCATGACCACGGGCATAGCCAGTCGCGTGGTGATCAGGTAGCTGATCACGGCATCGACCTTGCCGCCGAAGTAACCGGCCAGCAGGCCCATGACCGTGCCGATCAGGCCGGAAATCAGCGCTGCCGAGAAGCCGATGAACAGCGAAATCCGCGCCCCATAGAGCAGACGCGAGAGGTAATCGCGGCCCAGCTTGTCGGTGCCCAGAATGTAGTCCCATGAACCATTGGCCATCCATACCGGTGGCTTCATGCGCAGCATGACGTCCTGGGCGTAAGGGTCGTAAGGTGCAAGCCAGGGCGCGAACAGCGCACCGAACAGAATGATTGCCAGCAGCAACATGCCAATCGCAAAGCCGCGATGACGCAGGCTGTTGCGCAGGCTACGCAGGATGCTTTTTGCCGGTGGCTGGTAGTCGTTGATGACCAGAGCGGATGAAGTCGTCGTGCTCATGGGGCCTCCTATTTCACGCGAATGCGCGGATCGAGCAGTGCGTTGAGCACGTCGGCCAGCAGGGTGAGAACGATGTAGATCACGGCAATCAGCAGCACCACGGCCTGAACCACCGGGAAGTCGTCACGGGCGATGGCATCCCAGGCCAGTTGACCGATGCCTTGCAACGAGAACACTGTTTCGATGACCACCGAGCCACCGAGCATGAAGCCGAACTCCACGGCAGCCAGGGCGACCACCGGGATCAGGGCATTGCGCAGCGCATGCTTGAACAGCACGGTGGAAGGCCGCAGCCCTTTGGCGCGGGCCGTGCGGATGTAATCGGAGTTGAGGACATCGAGCATGCCGGCACGGGTCAGGCGCATGATCGCCGGCGTGGCGTAGTAACCCAGGGCAATGGCGGGCATCACGAAGTGCGCCCAGGTGGCATTGCCCGAAACCGGCAGCCATTTCAGCGTGACCGAGAACACCACGATCAGCATCAGGGCAAACCAGAAGCTGGGCATCGCCTGACCGAGAACGGCGATGCTCAAGGCCAGGCGATCGATCCAGGTGTCGCGCTTGACCGCTGCCAGCACGCCCAGGGGAATGGCGATCAACAGGGCGATGCCCAGAGCCATGGCGCCCAGGCCCAATGTGATGGAAAGGCGCGAGGCAATCAGGTTGTAGACCGATTCCTGGAAGAAGAACGAATCACCCAGGTCCAGGCGCAGCAGGTCGCCCAGCCAGTTGAAGTATTGCGTGACCAGCGGCTTGTCGAGGCCGTACTGCACGCGGATCTGCTCGATCTGTTCGCTGGTGGCTTCCGGTCCGCCAATGGCGGTGGCCAGGTCACCGGAAAGGTGCAGGAGAGAGAAACTGATGATCGACACGGTAATCGCCACGCACAGGGCGATACCAAGACGACGCAAAAGGAATCCATACATGGCAAGTGACCTTGTATCCATGGGATGAACGCAAGTGCGGCAGTCGTGCCGCACTCACCGGTTTGCTTCAGGTGGCGCTTACTTCCAGCTCGACAGGACGAAGCGGGGCAGTTCGTCCGGGTACGGCTTGAAGTTCAGGTCCGAGACGTACGCGTAGTTCATCGAGTAGTTGAACAGCGGTGCCCAGTAGGCCTGTTCGCTGATGCGCTGCAAGGCCAGGCGGTAGTTGTCCTTGCGCACCTGTGGGTCCAGTGCGTTGTCTGCGGTTTGCAGCCAGCTCTGGACTTGCGGGTCCTTGATGTTGTCGTCCGGGTTGCCTTTGAACCAGGTACCGGCCGAGGCGGAAGTGTCGAGGATCGAGAACGAGCCCCAGGCCTGGAACGACATCGGCACCTTGCCGCCGCGCTGCTGGTCACGCAGTGCCGCGTATTTCAGGTAGCGAAGCTTGGCGTTGATCCCTACGGCGCGCAGGTTGCCGATAATCGCTTCTACATAGTCACGGTCGCGGTAGGCGAAGATTTCAGTCTCGAAACCATTGGGGTAGCCCGCTTCGGCAAGCAGTGCCTTGGCCTTGGCCGGGTCATAGTTATAGACAGTCGCAGCCGTGGTGTCGCAACCGAACTGGCCAGGGTAGCAGGCCACTTGCAGCGGTTTGCTTTCGCCGCCCACCAGTTGTGAAGCCAGGCCTTCACGGTTGATGGCGTGGTTGATTGCCTGACGCACCTTGAGGTGTTTCATGGGCGAGTCGGCACTGGAGGTGCCACGGGCATCGAGGATCAGAAAGCCGATACGCATGGTCCCGCCGCTGGTCACCACCAGGCTTTGCATGCCCTTGAGGCTTTGCGCCTGATCGGGTGCCACGCGCCAGACCCAGTCAACGCCACCGGTCATCAGCTCGGCAAGGCGTGTTTCGGAGTCGGCAATCACCTTGAACTGGATATGACCGATCTTCGGCTGGCCTTGCGGGCTGCCCTGGAAGTAGTCCGGGTTCTTGTCCATGTTCACGCCGACACCGCTGGAGATGGACGCAACCTTATAAGGACCGGTGCCCACCGGCTTGCGGCTGAATTCAGCCAGGCCGACTTTCTCGAAATAGTTTTTCGGGAACATCGGTACGGCGTTGGACAGGTATTCGAGCGCGGCCGGGAAAGGCTTTTTCAGGTGCAGGCGGACGCTGTAATCCCCCAGCTTTTCTGCGCTCTTGATCCAGTCGACGTTCTGTATGGTGACGACCTTGGAGTCCGGCGACACCACGTAGTTGAGGGTGAACACCACATCGTCGGCCGTGAAGGCATCGCCGTTGTGGAATTTCACGCCCTGGCGCAATTCGAAATCGATGGTGCTGTCGTCGACCTGTTTCCAGCTGGTGGCCAGCATGGGTTCCAGTTGGCCGCTGTCGGGGTTGCGATAGACCAGGTTGTCCCAGATGAGGCGACCGAGGATGACACCCTCGCGCAAGTCGTTGTGATAGGGGCTGATGTTTTCAGGTTCACTGTCGGATGCGTAAACCAGCGTGTCATCGGCTTTGCCTGCGAAGGCGGTAAAGCTGCTGAACAAGCCCAGCAGCGCAATGCTGCGAGCGAAACCCTTGATGCCCATGCCGTCGTCTCCAAAAGGCGAAGTGGTTGTATCAAAGGGCAGTGGATCGCAAATGCGAAAGGAGAAAGGGGTGTAAGCAGGCAATGGTTTTATTAGGCCTCGACATGACTCTAGGCAAAGCGTATCAATGCCACAAGCACAATCTTTCGATACTTGCTTTGCCGAAAAGGCAACGCTGGAGGCGTTCATGCAGCTCTACGGTGTGCAATCCACGGCCTTGCGCTACTTTCTGGAAGTGTCGCGCTGCGGGTCGATCAGTGAGGCCTCATTGCGACTGAATGTCGCGGCATCGGCGGTCAGCCGCCAGATCGCCAAGCTGGAGCGGGATCTGGACGCGGTGCTGTTCGAGCGGCGTGCCCGGGGCATGGTGTTGAGCGAGGCGGGGATACGCCTGGCGGCCTATGCGCGCAAATCCCAGCTCGAAGCCGAGCAGGTCGTACTGGAAATCACCGAGTTGCACGGCTTGCAGCGCGGGCATGTCCGCATCGCCTGTTCCGAAGGTTTCGCCCTGGAATTCCTGCCCAAGGCCATCGCGCTGTTTCGCCGGATCTATCAGGGCATTCATTTTTCCCTGGAAGTCTGCGCACCGGCCCAGGCCACGGAAAAGGTCCGTTCCGGCGATGCCGACCTCGGCCTGACGTTCAGCCTGACCCCGCAAAAGGAAATCAAGGTCGAGTACATCCACACCGGCGCCATCTGCGCGGTGGTGAGCAACACCCATCCTCTGGCTGAACGCCCTGAAGTCTCGTTGGCAGAGCTTCAACCCTATGCCATCGCCCTGACCAATACCGATACGACACTGCGCCAGTTGTTCGATATCTGCTGCGGCGTGCAGGGTCTGCTGTTCGATCCGGTGCTGACCAGCAATTACATCGGCGCGCTGCTGCGCTTTGTCCGGGAGGAGGGCGGCATCAGCCTGTCCAGTGAAATGACGCTGGACAGGCGTCTGCTGGGCAAGGAGCTGTGCTCTCTGCCGATCAGCGACGAAGGCATGAAAGCCCGACGCATCGAGTTGCAGAGCATGGCCGGGCGCAACCTGCCCGCGGCGGTCAGTGCGTTTCGGGATTTCCTGATCGAGGAGCTGGCGAAAACCTGAGGGGCAATACCTGAGCAGGCATGTCTGGTTCTACTTGTTGTTAATGTTATAGTGTATCAATATTGGTTGGCGTAGAACGTTGCCCATATCGCTTACATCATGCTTCGCCCGTGGCGGCGAAGCAGGCCAACGAGATGAACTACAGACATGAATAACCCCCTCCCTGACGTTGCCCTGACGGAAGTTTCCAAAGTCCTGATCCCTCTTGACTGGGTAGGCATGCAAGGTGTCGAAGTCCCGATTCTGCTGGGTGAACCCGGTTTGGCGCATCCGATACATGCCTATGTGGATCTTCAGGTCGATCTGGCCGATCCCGGCGTCAAGGGCATTCATATGTCGCGCCTCTACACCTTGCTCGACAGCTTTGCCGAACATCAGCCATTCACTCCCGGCACCCTGGCGGCGCTGCTTGAAGCCATGGTCACCAGCCATGCCGACTGCCATTCCAGTCGCGCCCGGCTCAAGGTGAATTTCAATCTGTTGTGTCGCCGACCGGCATTGAAAACCCAAGGCCTGAGTGGCTGGAAATCCTACCCGGTGACATTGAATGCGCTCTGGGTCGGAGGGCGGTTGTCTCTGGATGCCTCGGTGGACGTCACTTATTCCTCGACCTGCCCCTGTTCAGCGGCCCTGTCGCGTCAACTGGTGGAGCAGGCGTTCCTGACGCGCTTTGCCGGGCAGGAAACGCTGACGCCCGATCAGGCGGCGGTGTGGCTGCGTGACAACGCTTCCTTCGCGACCCCTCACAGCCAGCGCAGCGTGGCAACGGTTCAGGTACGCATCCCGGAGCAGGCCACCGCTCTTGGCCTGATGGCATTGATCGATGCCACCGAAAGCGCCCTGGGCACTCCGGTGCAGACCGCCGTCAAGCGTGCTGACGAGCAGGCCTTTGCCCGTCTCAATGGCCAGAACCTGATGTACGTCGAAGACGCTGCCCGCAAGATCCAGCAAGCACTGGAAGGGCTGTTCGCCGCCTCCAGTGTCGGCGTGCGTCACCTGGAAAGCCTGCACCCCCACGATGCCGTGGCCTATACCTCCAACTACATGTCCTGAGGACTACCACCGTGATCCGCAAGAACCCTTCCGGCCATCTGCCGGTCATTGCCGAGTCGGCCTATATCGATAAAACCGCGATCATCTGCGGCAAGGTCATCATCAAGGACAACGTCTTTGTCGGCCCCTATGCCGTGATCCGTGCCGACGAGGTCAACGCCAATGGCGACATGGACCCGATCATCATCGGCGCCAATTCCAATATTCAGGATGGTGTGGTGATCCACTCCAAGTCCGGCGCGGCAGTGACCATCGGCGAATACACGTCCATTGCCCACCGCTCCATCGTCCATGGACCCTGCACGGTGGGTGATCGTGTCTTCGTCGGCTTCAACAGCGTGCTGTTCAACTGTCAGGTGGGGAATGGCAGTGTCGTGCGCCATAACTCGGTGGTGGATGGTCGCGATCTGCCGGAAAGCTTCTATGTGCCATCGACCACTCGCATCGGCCCGAACACCGATCTTTCGCAGTTCCCGCCGGTGAGTATCTCGGCTTCGGAGTTTTCCGAGGATGTGGCACACACCAATATCGATCTGGTTCGCGGCTACAAAGCCTTGCAGAACGAGTTCTGAAATATGGCACTGTCACGGGCAAGCCTGACTGCGGCACAATGCGCCCGGCGTTTTGTGTGAGCGAGCTTGCCCGCTGAAGCAATATGCACCTGTTACAGCCCTCAACGGACAACAACCTCCCATGACAACAGCTGTTTCCTCGACTCCTGCGCCGTCCTCACGGTTGCGATCGATCGACGCCCTGCGCGGGCTGATCATCCTTTTCATGTTGCTGGACCATGTGCGGGAAACCTTCTTCCTGCATCGCCAGGTCAGCGATCCCATGGATGTGACTACCACAGCTCCGGAACTGTTCTTCAGCCGCTTGCTGGCCCATGTCTGCGCGCCCTTGTTCGTGCTGCTGACCGGGCTTTCGGCCTATCTGTACGGCGAAAAATACAGTGGCAGGACTGATGTTTCTGCCTTTCTGCTCAAGCGTGGCCTGTTCCTGATTGCCCTGGAGTTCACCCTGGTGAGCTTCGCCTGGACCTTCAAATTCCCGCCCACCATCATTTACCTGCAAGTCATCTGGGCCATCGGCCTGAGCATGGTGGCCTTGTCGGCGATGGTGTTCCTGCCGCGCTGGGCGCTGGTGGTGATCGGGCTGATGATCGTGGCCGGGCACAACCTGCTGGACTCGCTGCATTTCGGTGTCGAGTCGGCCATGCACATTCCATGGGCGATCCTGCATGATCGTGGCTGGATTGAAGTCAGCGATACGCTGCGTCTGCGCACCTCCTATCCGTTGCTGCCCTGGATCGGTGTCATCGCTCTGGGCTATGCCGCAGGCCCCTGGTTTTCCTCGGGCATGGACGCTGTAGCACGTCGCAGCCGTTTGCTGGTCTGGGGACTGGGTGCGCTGATCGGTTTCATGGTCCTGCGCGTGATCAACGGCTATGGCGAAAAGCCCTGGAGCGTTGGTGAAACCGGCGTGCAGACGCTGATGAGCTTTTTCAATATCACCAAATACCCGCCGTCATTGCTGTTCCTCAGCCTGACCCTGGGCATTGGTCTGCTGGTGTTGATCTGGTTCGAGCGTATTCAGGAGAAGGGCTGGCTGAAACCGCTGGTGATCCTGGGCGCGGCACCGATGTTCTTCTACTTGCTGCATCTGTATGTACTGAAGTTCCTGTACCTGATTGCCGTAGCGATCTGGGGCAAGAATCAGGGCGATTACTTCGGCTTCGATGCGATGTGGGGCGTATGGCTGAGTTCAGTGCTGCTGGCGGTGGCGCTGTTCCCGGCAGTGCGCTGGTTTGCCGGGCTCAAGGCACGGCGGCGTGACATTACTTGGTTGAAATACCTGTAGTCACAAATGCCGATCAGTTAAGGCACAAACAAAACTTGTGGGAGGCAGCTTGCTGGCGAAAAAGGCTTGAAACCGGCAGATATTCTGCGTCGTACGCTGAAGTCGCCAGCAAGCTGCCTCCCACAAAGTGATTTTTTGACCTTAACTGACAGGCATTACTCCTACAGATTTTATTGCATCAATCGTGATGCGCTTCACCCACGAAGGTCAGCGAGGTAAACAGGCCTCGCGCTTCGATATCGGCATCGTTCTTGACCGGCAGCGTGACCTCGGCTGCGATCACATTCAATCCCTCGTTACGCACCACCACACTGGCACGTCCCTCGGCATCGGTCTCGGCACTCACCACGTCCGGAGCGCTGCGATAATCCCCGAACAGCTTGATACCCGCCGCAGGCTTGCCATCCACCAGCACGCGAACCGGCAAAGGTTTGCCTGGCCCGACCGTCAGCGGATCGACCTGAGGCACGATCACGAACTTCAGTTTGTCGAACGACGGTAAGCGAGCGCCTTCTTCATAGATCGCCAGGCTGTACTTGAAGGTATGGATCGAATCGGTGCCGCCCGGTACCTTGCTGCGGCCTTCGTTGATCCATTTCTTCTCTCTGTTTTTTGTCCACATGCCGTTGTCCAGCGCGACAGACATCACAGCCACCGGCTTCAAGGGTTGCAGGCGTGCATGGTCGTCCAGACGCTGCACGGTGACCGGAACCATCCGGCCAGCAAGATCATAGGCCCAGGCTCCGCTGACCTTTTGCGCCTTGAAGGCGTTGTCTTCCGCGCCATGGCCGTAGACCACTTCAATATTGCCGCGACGCTGTTCGGTCCACAGGCCATGGGCACTGGCCTGACCCATGAACAGCGTACCCAGCAGGCTCAAGGCCAGAACTGATGGTTTGCAAAACATGATGCATCCTTGTTGTTATCGATCAGAGATTGAGGGTCAGGCTGACAGTGAAGTTACGAGGCTCGCCCGGTGCAACCCAGTAGTTGCTGTAGGAGCGCTCGAAGTATTTCTCGTCAAACAGGTTGTTGAGGTTCAAGCCCACGGTCACGTTCTCGGTGGCCTTGTAGTGAGCCAGCAGGTCCACGGTATGGTAAGCCGGCAGCTCGAAGCTGGTGCCTGCTTCACCGGAGCGATCCCCGACATAAGTGAACGCAGCACCCACATCGGAGCCTCGCAGCGCGCCTTCCTGGAACTCATAGACACCCAACAGGCTGCCGCTGCGCTTGGCCACGCCGAGAATCCGGCTACCGGTCGGAATGGTCCCGCTACCCTTGGTCACTTCGGCATCGATATAGGCAAAGGCACCGATCACGCGAATGGCATCGGTGACCTGACCGGTCAGTTGCAGATCGAGGCCCTGGCTGCGAGCTTCGCCGATGGCGCGATTGACGTTGGTGGACGGGTCCAGGGTCAGAACGTTTTCCTTCTCGATATGGAAGGCGGCGAGGGTGGTGCTCAAGCGGTCGTCGAACAGCTCGCTCTTGATCCCGATCTCGTAACCGACACCTTCTTCCGGATCGAAGGTTTTACCTGACGCGTCCAGCCCGTTATTGGGTTTGAACGAGGTCGAGGCGTTGGCGAACAGCCCCACTTGCGGTGTCAGTTGGTAGATCAGGCCTGCGCGCTGGGTGAACGCATCATGGCGCTGTCTTGAGGTCGGGTTGGTTGCGGTAGGGGTGTAGTCATCGATCTGCTGATCGAAATGCTCGTAGCGGGCACCGATCATGCCGCGCAGCTTGTCGGTGAAGACGATCTGATCCTGCAGGTTCAGGGCGCGGCTTTCTACGTGCTCGAAGAAGTCCGTACCGGTGCGCACACCATTGGGCTTGGCCTGGCCGTAGACCGGGTTGTAGATATCGATGGCATAGTTGCTGCCGCCAATATTGGTCACCCGCTCGTTCTTGCGGTAGTTCTCGTATTCGGTGCCGATCAGCACCTCATGCTCCAGCCCCACGGCGTCGAAACGACCGCGCAGTTCCAACTGGGTGATGCTGTCATGCCAGTTCATGTCGCGTTCGCGATAGCGGCGGTTGACCGTACGTCCGTCGGGATTCAGCGCCCGGGACTCACTGGCGTAGCCCGACAGTTCGCCTTCCTTGTAATGACTGGCCAGACGCAGCGACCAGACATCATTGAGATGATGATCCAGCGCGACCTGAATCATGTTGTTGTCGTTCTCGATATCGCCGTCGCTCGGTTCGCCAAGGAAGGTCGAACGGGACATGCCGCTCCACTTGTTGTTCGGCGCAACGATGCCGCGGTCGAAAGTGGACTTGTGACGCACGAACTCGGTTTCTACCAGCAGGCTGGTATCGGGGTTCAACTGCCAGCTGAAAGA
Proteins encoded:
- a CDS encoding ABC transporter ATP-binding protein, which produces MALLHVENLRVDIPLGQETLHAVRGLDFHVERGEMLCIVGESGCGKSLTSLALMDLLPRKAKRTATQLSLDGIDMLTQSERQMCDLRGNRLAMIFQEPMTSLNPAYSIGDQLCEVLLRHRKVSRKDAMQRAAQMLEKVGISNAGERLRQYPHQLSGGLRQRVIIAMALMCEPDVIIADEPTTALDVTIQAQILRLIRDIQKEFGMAVIFITHDLGLVARIADRVAVMYAGQIVETAPAVQLFENPQHPYTRGLLASIPIPGRTQPGQPLGSIPGLVPSLVGEQQGCAFRNRCSQAVEACASHVPAVESDEHMARCLFATPGTNPVFHREGALS
- a CDS encoding ABC transporter permease is translated as MSTTTSSALVINDYQPPAKSILRSLRNSLRHRGFAIGMLLLAIILFGALFAPWLAPYDPYAQDVMLRMKPPVWMANGSWDYILGTDKLGRDYLSRLLYGARISLFIGFSAALISGLIGTVMGLLAGYFGGKVDAVISYLITTRLAMPVVMVALASASLMGGSLKVVIILLGCLLWDRFAVVVRAAVQQIRDAEYVASAQALGCSTFRILASEILPNLVGALIVVATLEMAHAILLESALSFLGVGVQPPIPSWGLMIAEGKPYMFFSPWVIAIPGVALMVLVLGINLVGDGLRDLILPDGRN
- the folE2 gene encoding GTP cyclohydrolase FolE2: MNNPLPDVALTEVSKVLIPLDWVGMQGVEVPILLGEPGLAHPIHAYVDLQVDLADPGVKGIHMSRLYTLLDSFAEHQPFTPGTLAALLEAMVTSHADCHSSRARLKVNFNLLCRRPALKTQGLSGWKSYPVTLNALWVGGRLSLDASVDVTYSSTCPCSAALSRQLVEQAFLTRFAGQETLTPDQAAVWLRDNASFATPHSQRSVATVQVRIPEQATALGLMALIDATESALGTPVQTAVKRADEQAFARLNGQNLMYVEDAARKIQQALEGLFAASSVGVRHLESLHPHDAVAYTSNYMS
- a CDS encoding LysR substrate-binding domain-containing protein, coding for MQLYGVQSTALRYFLEVSRCGSISEASLRLNVAASAVSRQIAKLERDLDAVLFERRARGMVLSEAGIRLAAYARKSQLEAEQVVLEITELHGLQRGHVRIACSEGFALEFLPKAIALFRRIYQGIHFSLEVCAPAQATEKVRSGDADLGLTFSLTPQKEIKVEYIHTGAICAVVSNTHPLAERPEVSLAELQPYAIALTNTDTTLRQLFDICCGVQGLLFDPVLTSNYIGALLRFVREEGGISLSSEMTLDRRLLGKELCSLPISDEGMKARRIELQSMAGRNLPAAVSAFRDFLIEELAKT
- a CDS encoding ABC transporter substrate-binding protein is translated as MGIKGFARSIALLGLFSSFTAFAGKADDTLVYASDSEPENISPYHNDLREGVILGRLIWDNLVYRNPDSGQLEPMLATSWKQVDDSTIDFELRQGVKFHNGDAFTADDVVFTLNYVVSPDSKVVTIQNVDWIKSAEKLGDYSVRLHLKKPFPAALEYLSNAVPMFPKNYFEKVGLAEFSRKPVGTGPYKVASISSGVGVNMDKNPDYFQGSPQGQPKIGHIQFKVIADSETRLAELMTGGVDWVWRVAPDQAQSLKGMQSLVVTSGGTMRIGFLILDARGTSSADSPMKHLKVRQAINHAINREGLASQLVGGESKPLQVACYPGQFGCDTTAATVYNYDPAKAKALLAEAGYPNGFETEIFAYRDRDYVEAIIGNLRAVGINAKLRYLKYAALRDQQRGGKVPMSFQAWGSFSILDTSASAGTWFKGNPDDNIKDPQVQSWLQTADNALDPQVRKDNYRLALQRISEQAYWAPLFNYSMNYAYVSDLNFKPYPDELPRFVLSSWK
- a CDS encoding DUF4198 domain-containing protein: MFCKPSVLALSLLGTLFMGQASAHGLWTEQRRGNIEVVYGHGAEDNAFKAQKVSGAWAYDLAGRMVPVTVQRLDDHARLQPLKPVAVMSVALDNGMWTKNREKKWINEGRSKVPGGTDSIHTFKYSLAIYEEGARLPSFDKLKFVIVPQVDPLTVGPGKPLPVRVLVDGKPAAGIKLFGDYRSAPDVVSAETDAEGRASVVVRNEGLNVIAAEVTLPVKNDADIEARGLFTSLTFVGEAHHD
- a CDS encoding DUF1624 domain-containing protein, encoding MTTAVSSTPAPSSRLRSIDALRGLIILFMLLDHVRETFFLHRQVSDPMDVTTTAPELFFSRLLAHVCAPLFVLLTGLSAYLYGEKYSGRTDVSAFLLKRGLFLIALEFTLVSFAWTFKFPPTIIYLQVIWAIGLSMVALSAMVFLPRWALVVIGLMIVAGHNLLDSLHFGVESAMHIPWAILHDRGWIEVSDTLRLRTSYPLLPWIGVIALGYAAGPWFSSGMDAVARRSRLLVWGLGALIGFMVLRVINGYGEKPWSVGETGVQTLMSFFNITKYPPSLLFLSLTLGIGLLVLIWFERIQEKGWLKPLVILGAAPMFFYLLHLYVLKFLYLIAVAIWGKNQGDYFGFDAMWGVWLSSVLLAVALFPAVRWFAGLKARRRDITWLKYL
- a CDS encoding gamma carbonic anhydrase family protein, which encodes MIRKNPSGHLPVIAESAYIDKTAIICGKVIIKDNVFVGPYAVIRADEVNANGDMDPIIIGANSNIQDGVVIHSKSGAAVTIGEYTSIAHRSIVHGPCTVGDRVFVGFNSVLFNCQVGNGSVVRHNSVVDGRDLPESFYVPSTTRIGPNTDLSQFPPVSISASEFSEDVAHTNIDLVRGYKALQNEF
- a CDS encoding ABC transporter ATP-binding protein, with product MKKDIALELCDIRREFKINRGFFKPTATLKAVDGVSLRLMRGETLGLVGESGCGKSTLAKMLLGLLPPSSGDVLVNGKHLAATDRKEMARRIQPIFQDPYSSLNPRKTLREIVTLPMIVHDIGTTAERRKRTEDMLDVVGLPKRVIDSYPSQLSGGQRQRVAIARALIMRPDVLICDEPTSALDVSVQAQILNLLQDLKHEFGLTYLLISHNLAVIEHLADRVAVMYLGRIVEERSRESLFSEPGHPYTQALLDSVLTPDPHLGIPDLGLHGNFPNPMSPPTGCTFHPRCPNCEANCKQHYPANASVKGGTVRCHLRDTPQKLELVAS
- a CDS encoding ABC transporter permease, coding for MYGFLLRRLGIALCVAITVSIISFSLLHLSGDLATAIGGPEATSEQIEQIRVQYGLDKPLVTQYFNWLGDLLRLDLGDSFFFQESVYNLIASRLSITLGLGAMALGIALLIAIPLGVLAAVKRDTWIDRLALSIAVLGQAMPSFWFALMLIVVFSVTLKWLPVSGNATWAHFVMPAIALGYYATPAIMRLTRAGMLDVLNSDYIRTARAKGLRPSTVLFKHALRNALIPVVALAAVEFGFMLGGSVVIETVFSLQGIGQLAWDAIARDDFPVVQAVVLLIAVIYIVLTLLADVLNALLDPRIRVK